TGAATTGACCTTCGATCCAGCGGATCGGGATCTCAATACCGACAATGGCTTTGATCTGAGTTTCGATGAAGTCAGCAGGAGCATCGTCAACCTTCCATGGGGCAGGGTTTGTACGCTCTTTTTCGTGAAAGTCAGTGAGATCTGAAATTTGTTTTCTAAGCCAGACAGCATCGTGAATTACTTTAGGCGTTCCGCGACACTGAACTATCGAATAATTCCAAGTTGGAACGACTTTATGGTGCTCAGTTTTGCTTGGATACCAATGCGGAGTCACGTAGCCGTGTGAACCTTGAAAGACGATCAAGCATTCAGGGCCAGATGCAAGTGCTTTCCAATGGGGATTAGCCTTGCTTAAGTGAGCACGAAAGACACCATGATCAGCTTCATCGG
This region of Xylella taiwanensis genomic DNA includes:
- a CDS encoding FMN-binding negative transcriptional regulator; translation: MNFVQAHPLGVLITNTSEGLLASSIPLLLYPDEADHGVFRAHLSKANPHWKALASGPECLIVFQGSHGYVTPHWYPSKTEHHKVVPTWNYSIVQCRGTPKVIHDAVWLRKQISDLTDFHEKERTNPAPWKVDDAPADFIETQIKAIVGIEIPIRWIEGQFKMSQNRLEQDRLGVINGISDPTDPHYNPDVADVMKTLS